From the genome of Segatella hominis, one region includes:
- a CDS encoding helix-turn-helix transcriptional regulator — protein sequence MESKKINELMASRGYTKPIGAIFSDWEFVKDEILLPNRKSGSGNGTVHVYLMEDNMNIFQECFPEYIQAVGSGKPEAKDLCPRIKHFVLTANVLTVAGMAYDHYQLDDSLFDYPNYVNALLSHDDKGMITFESLFKLSTDNRPYFKQFDREVFGKIIRYVFVPKKTAYKLYLFGDTAYSNFAAFWVIGQIPDDSFIVDMGSSSKVSFKPLGMATETNTSKQEVSSKDFTLTQEEEAQKNAYMGYLRKKGKSENTVTTYTNTLWKKLSNLIRDYYKSNFRNIFAVKDCSTLLKVENDIWKITEINEADKKSKGKMKMAFSEYSAFVQSELSDEELVKSLFGGNDTENASLIIEQVGKKQQYTSHIPVYSLRAACGRFEDEENAEIEGWIDAEKINVKASKDLFVIHAKGDSMEPEIHDGDLCVFRWYDGGNRQNSIVLTQLASIDPDYDGLYTIKKYHCENSFNPYGRSQNAKVELRSLNPKYKTITLTAADENESKTIGIFLKTL from the coding sequence ATGGAATCGAAGAAAATCAATGAGCTGATGGCAAGTCGTGGCTACACGAAGCCGATAGGTGCCATCTTTTCCGACTGGGAATTTGTCAAGGACGAAATCCTGCTGCCGAATCGAAAGAGTGGTTCGGGTAACGGAACCGTGCATGTATATCTGATGGAAGACAATATGAACATCTTCCAAGAGTGCTTTCCTGAATACATACAAGCCGTTGGGAGTGGCAAGCCTGAGGCAAAAGACTTGTGTCCTCGCATCAAGCACTTTGTACTGACTGCCAATGTGCTTACTGTGGCTGGCATGGCATACGACCATTACCAACTTGATGACAGTTTGTTTGACTATCCTAACTACGTAAACGCCTTGTTGTCGCACGATGACAAGGGGATGATAACATTCGAGTCTCTCTTCAAGCTGTCCACCGACAACAGACCATACTTCAAGCAATTTGACAGAGAGGTGTTTGGCAAAATCATCCGCTATGTATTTGTACCCAAGAAGACTGCCTACAAGCTCTATCTCTTTGGAGATACGGCATACAGTAACTTCGCAGCATTTTGGGTGATAGGTCAGATACCTGATGATTCCTTTATCGTAGATATGGGCAGCTCTTCGAAAGTTTCCTTCAAGCCTCTCGGCATGGCTACTGAGACCAATACCAGCAAGCAAGAGGTATCTTCCAAGGACTTCACTCTTACCCAAGAGGAAGAGGCGCAGAAGAATGCCTACATGGGCTATTTGCGCAAGAAAGGAAAGTCGGAGAACACGGTTACGACTTATACCAATACACTTTGGAAGAAGTTGAGCAACTTGATTAGAGACTATTACAAATCAAACTTCCGCAACATCTTTGCCGTCAAAGATTGCTCTACGCTATTGAAGGTAGAGAATGACATTTGGAAGATTACCGAGATAAATGAGGCTGACAAGAAATCAAAGGGCAAGATGAAGATGGCTTTCTCTGAATATTCAGCCTTCGTACAGAGTGAACTGAGTGACGAAGAGTTGGTCAAGTCCCTCTTCGGTGGTAATGATACAGAGAATGCGTCCTTGATAATAGAACAAGTAGGTAAGAAACAGCAATATACCTCGCACATACCAGTCTATTCACTTCGTGCCGCTTGCGGAAGGTTTGAGGACGAGGAAAATGCCGAAATTGAGGGATGGATAGACGCAGAGAAAATCAATGTCAAGGCAAGTAAGGACTTGTTTGTTATCCATGCCAAGGGAGACTCTATGGAGCCTGAGATTCATGATGGCGACTTATGTGTCTTTCGTTGGTATGATGGGGGAAATCGACAAAACAGCATCGTGCTGACACAGCTTGCCTCCATCGACCCTGATTATGACGGTCTCTATACCATCAAGAAATATCATTGCGAGAACTCGTTCAACCCATACGGTCGTTCGCAAAATGCCAAGGTGGAGTTGCGCTCCTTGAATCCCAAGTACAAGACCATCACCCTGACGGCAGCCGACGAAAACGAGTCGAAGACAATAGGAATATTCCTCAAAACCCTATAA
- a CDS encoding DNA cytosine methyltransferase: MTKRNKMWTQREFSHPDCTIRLGSLFSGIGAIEHALKRLGIKTQIQFASDIEPNCKKSYFANYDITEDRWCSDVHLLDARPYRYQVDLLVGGAPCQAFSLVGKRLGFDDTRGTLFREFARIVKECKPKVFIFENVRGMLNHNKGITWQVIKNTFEEDLKYDIHFQVLNSRDYGIPQNRERLFCIGFRRKTEFDFPKPIELKYKMYDFLQDTIDSDYFLGDKGIKFVTSHKNRQKRYTQINGEIALCQKRNQEFNWHGDFVYHPLAQGDEAYDEFIFDVDDVEEKYYLSDKVKQYVLSTGTKNFHTKVETDLEVARPLLQSMHKMHRAGIDNYVTHKGRIRKLTPRECLRLMGFKDWFKIVVPDTAMYMQAGNSIVVDVLIALLKQLDITKYGIEENQ; encoded by the coding sequence ATGACTAAGAGAAACAAGATGTGGACGCAAAGAGAGTTCTCTCATCCTGATTGTACCATCAGACTGGGCAGTCTGTTTAGTGGCATTGGAGCCATCGAGCACGCCTTGAAGCGTCTAGGCATCAAGACACAAATACAGTTTGCAAGCGACATCGAGCCAAACTGCAAGAAAAGTTATTTTGCCAATTACGACATCACGGAAGACCGTTGGTGTTCGGATGTTCACCTATTGGATGCAAGACCTTATCGCTACCAAGTCGATTTACTCGTGGGTGGTGCTCCTTGCCAGGCTTTCTCGCTTGTGGGTAAGCGACTGGGATTCGATGACACACGAGGTACATTGTTTCGTGAGTTCGCTCGCATCGTAAAAGAGTGCAAGCCCAAAGTGTTCATCTTCGAAAACGTGAGGGGAATGCTCAACCACAACAAGGGTATCACTTGGCAGGTCATCAAGAACACCTTCGAGGAAGACTTGAAGTATGATATTCACTTTCAAGTGCTCAACAGCCGTGACTATGGCATACCACAGAACCGTGAGCGACTGTTCTGCATCGGCTTCCGTAGAAAGACAGAGTTTGATTTCCCGAAGCCTATCGAACTGAAATACAAAATGTACGACTTCTTGCAAGACACCATCGACTCCGACTATTTCCTTGGTGACAAAGGCATCAAGTTCGTCACCTCGCACAAGAACCGCCAGAAGCGATACACGCAAATCAATGGCGAGATAGCCCTCTGCCAAAAGCGAAACCAAGAGTTCAACTGGCATGGTGACTTCGTATATCACCCATTGGCGCAAGGCGATGAGGCATACGACGAGTTTATCTTTGACGTGGATGATGTCGAGGAAAAATATTATCTCTCTGACAAGGTGAAGCAATACGTATTGTCAACAGGTACGAAGAACTTCCATACCAAGGTGGAGACCGACTTGGAGGTGGCTCGTCCATTGTTGCAGTCGATGCACAAGATGCACAGGGCTGGCATAGACAACTACGTAACCCACAAGGGGCGCATCAGAAAGCTCACCCCAAGGGAATGCCTTCGCCTAATGGGATTCAAGGATTGGTTTAAAATCGTCGTGCCAGACACGGCGATGTATATGCAAGCAGGCAATAGCATCGTGGTAGATGTACTTATCGCACTTCTCAAACAATTAGACATCACGAAGTATGGAATCGAAGAAAATCAATGA
- a CDS encoding AIPR family protein, with product MADSIKNYSKEIAEEVSELMDEMGSLPQAFTRYVIEKMSEKANLGEGEACYAAIRNDNNNNVLGEINGYSVSLSGETVTLFYAIYEPQDDEIYAVSADQYKKAINRLQGYYNAAVAGRCNEMEPSADDYKICKYIYENEEDITNVRLFVLTNGSIKRGLKTPGQRISDKLVTFDSWDINLLCSNMHSAIDHMSVDIDLLDDGDFKYSIPFIEYQTPTENYKTYIAMLPGEFLYRLYERYNTDLLQANVRFFKGKKGCNKGIFETLKECPHRFLAYNNGLTATAKEVLTEYNEDKKTGVLKYIENFQILNGGQTTASIYYAKKENPSVDLSEVYVQMKLVVLQDNIEEFHPLITKYSNTQTKVTASDYGSNNPFNHRLQELSRTTKAPDATHSGKISYWYYERVTGQYDQDLSRQATKADKDKFKIENPIQQKFDKCVLGKVYTAWKQRPDISINGPQKCYQSFIKENKDILPDNIFFEDFVAMLIIYRFMEKKNPVFLAYHQVKAQLTIYTLAMLYYVTNGKLSLYKIWKNQGLSDNLKNFINNLSQQLYAKLSEAQPNGTTFRDYCKSQKTWEATKKFVLTLDLKSIANDMKKEGEDEKRKQVSSESKLESIEQPSRKAQSALSKEKNSAALFKRIQNINDEDWHKIKLLVNRICDKEEANAVKKVAMQKDKSKLPYKKLVVVCNVLDRINEKFKETIGREF from the coding sequence ATGGCAGATTCTATAAAAAACTATTCCAAAGAGATAGCAGAAGAGGTATCGGAGCTGATGGATGAAATGGGTTCTCTACCACAGGCTTTCACTCGATACGTCATCGAAAAGATGAGCGAAAAGGCGAATCTTGGCGAGGGCGAGGCTTGCTATGCCGCCATTAGAAATGACAACAACAATAACGTGTTGGGAGAAATCAATGGTTACTCAGTCAGCCTGAGTGGTGAGACTGTGACTTTGTTTTACGCCATCTACGAACCACAAGACGATGAAATCTATGCAGTTTCAGCCGACCAATACAAGAAAGCCATCAATCGCTTGCAAGGTTATTACAACGCTGCCGTGGCAGGACGCTGCAACGAGATGGAACCATCCGCTGATGATTACAAGATTTGCAAGTATATCTACGAGAACGAAGAGGACATCACCAATGTGCGCCTTTTCGTCTTGACCAACGGCTCCATCAAACGTGGTCTCAAAACTCCAGGGCAAAGAATCAGCGACAAGCTCGTTACCTTTGACAGCTGGGACATCAACTTGCTATGTAGCAACATGCACTCGGCTATAGACCACATGTCGGTAGATATAGACCTGCTTGATGATGGAGATTTCAAATATAGCATCCCATTCATAGAGTACCAAACACCTACGGAAAACTACAAGACATACATAGCCATGCTGCCAGGCGAGTTTCTGTATCGCTTGTACGAGCGATATAATACAGACCTGTTGCAAGCCAATGTGCGTTTCTTCAAGGGGAAGAAAGGTTGCAACAAGGGCATCTTTGAGACCTTGAAGGAGTGTCCGCATCGCTTCCTTGCCTACAACAATGGATTGACAGCCACGGCAAAGGAGGTATTGACTGAGTATAACGAGGACAAAAAGACAGGCGTACTGAAATACATAGAGAACTTCCAAATACTCAATGGTGGTCAAACGACTGCCAGCATCTATTATGCCAAGAAGGAAAATCCTTCTGTAGATTTGAGCGAGGTGTATGTGCAGATGAAGCTCGTCGTTTTGCAAGACAACATTGAGGAATTTCATCCCCTCATCACCAAGTACTCAAACACGCAGACCAAGGTGACAGCCTCCGACTATGGCTCAAACAATCCTTTCAACCATAGGTTACAAGAGTTGTCTCGCACCACGAAAGCTCCTGATGCCACCCACAGCGGAAAGATTTCCTACTGGTATTACGAGCGAGTGACAGGACAGTACGACCAAGACCTCAGCCGACAAGCTACCAAGGCAGACAAGGACAAGTTCAAGATAGAAAATCCTATCCAACAGAAGTTTGACAAATGCGTGTTGGGCAAGGTTTATACGGCATGGAAGCAACGCCCTGACATCTCCATCAATGGACCTCAGAAGTGCTACCAATCCTTCATCAAGGAGAACAAGGACATACTGCCAGACAACATCTTCTTTGAGGATTTCGTGGCGATGCTCATCATCTACCGATTCATGGAGAAAAAGAACCCTGTGTTCTTGGCTTATCACCAAGTGAAGGCACAGCTCACCATCTATACATTGGCGATGCTCTACTATGTGACCAATGGCAAATTGAGCCTCTATAAGATTTGGAAGAACCAAGGATTGTCTGACAATCTGAAAAACTTCATCAACAATCTTAGTCAACAGCTCTATGCCAAGTTGAGCGAAGCCCAACCTAACGGTACTACTTTCAGGGATTATTGCAAGTCTCAGAAAACTTGGGAAGCGACCAAGAAGTTTGTGCTGACACTCGACTTAAAGTCTATCGCCAATGATATGAAGAAAGAGGGGGAGGACGAAAAACGCAAACAGGTGTCTTCCGAAAGCAAACTGGAGAGCATTGAGCAACCTTCACGAAAGGCTCAAAGCGCACTGAGCAAGGAGAAAAATTCCGCAGCCCTCTTCAAGCGCATCCAAAACATAAATGATGAAGACTGGCACAAAATCAAGTTGCTGGTGAATCGTATATGCGACAAGGAAGAGGCAAATGCCGTCAAGAAGGTTGCTATGCAGAAAGACAAGAGCAAGCTGCCATACAAAAAACTTGTCGTAGTGTGCAATGTACTCGACAGGATAAACGAAAAATTTAAGGAAACAATAGGGAGGGAATTTTAG
- a CDS encoding PD-(D/E)XK motif protein translates to MKKNELIKHIELIWENLKDEGVSTMMKMDESKAPIYLRANDQTVSFLLAVSMERELDIKQKKYYNVNIAVEKLSSETKGIVVTLLNQRFLDTFSKIAADVISATMPMEAESEAVSIFTLKINSWRNIFSRGPVQTLSTEEQVGLYGELEFIKTLLNENFPTSEVIDAWKGADAEDKDFQFQNIGIEVKSSHKQDKLVKISNIRQLDDAGYAELYLYYYSFAKSNGETNTLPMQIDEIRSLLVGSPYLEEFESKLLNVGYNDSDKDSYKASYAMTYEEAYKIEDKFPKITSINVMQGVLDASYVVDLNICDDSVVTYNDLIQKIKLI, encoded by the coding sequence ATGAAAAAGAATGAACTTATCAAACATATAGAACTCATTTGGGAGAACCTGAAGGATGAGGGTGTATCCACCATGATGAAGATGGATGAGAGCAAGGCTCCCATCTATCTGCGTGCCAATGACCAAACGGTTTCATTTCTATTAGCTGTAAGCATGGAGCGTGAGCTGGACATCAAGCAAAAGAAATACTACAACGTAAACATCGCCGTGGAGAAACTTTCGAGCGAGACCAAGGGGATTGTTGTCACATTGCTGAACCAAAGATTTCTCGACACTTTCTCCAAGATTGCAGCCGATGTCATCTCTGCCACCATGCCGATGGAGGCAGAATCGGAGGCTGTTTCCATCTTCACGTTGAAAATCAATAGTTGGCGCAACATCTTTAGCCGTGGACCTGTGCAGACACTCAGCACCGAGGAACAAGTGGGCCTATACGGTGAACTGGAGTTCATTAAGACCCTCCTAAACGAAAATTTCCCCACAAGCGAGGTGATTGACGCTTGGAAAGGAGCGGATGCGGAAGACAAGGATTTCCAATTCCAAAATATCGGCATCGAGGTGAAAAGTTCGCACAAGCAAGACAAACTGGTGAAGATTTCCAATATTCGCCAACTCGATGATGCTGGGTATGCGGAACTTTACTTGTACTACTATTCGTTTGCCAAGTCGAACGGAGAAACGAACACGCTACCTATGCAGATAGACGAGATTCGCTCCTTGTTGGTCGGCTCTCCCTATCTGGAGGAATTTGAGTCGAAGCTGCTCAATGTAGGATACAACGATTCAGACAAGGATTCCTACAAGGCAAGTTACGCCATGACCTACGAAGAGGCATACAAGATTGAGGACAAGTTTCCTAAGATTACGTCCATCAATGTGATGCAAGGCGTGCTTGATGCAAGCTATGTGGTGGATTTGAATATCTGCGACGATTCAGTAGTCACATATAATGATTTGATACAGAAAATAAAACTGATATAG
- a CDS encoding Z1 domain-containing protein, translated as MAEEIANKISAIAEHLLPEQPTYQDMEDVAEKLLPLFPDMQKVEIVAIISADRKIYQLPSTIMQDEEEGADWLTEFRARSGCPFRFWNDYKKSLTLPAPAILEIDRTTDIMLNKLANPSMEGNWYRAGLVVGHVQSGKTGNFVGLANKAMDVGYKIILVLTGMYNDLRSQTQSRLDKGAIGRITDVDDPNLRKAIGVGKYKNHPNVINLTSSKLKGDFGSQKINIGGVLTSQDPTIMVCKKNSSILSSILRMFSQHGVPADDGYPIIQNIPLFIIDDEADSASINTEYSKEDISKINSKIRAILSLFERRCYVGYTATPYANIFIDPESPQFKECIEESDGAKYRICQDDLFPKNFIINLTAPSNYIGPNVLFGIPSSVDEEEKPELPIIEYIKEGDYLEENVKGRKKKLLKDLPPSLIEAIKHFFVSTALRRARGQKVAHSSMLINTSQYIKKQDDVYRLVNIKVNEYCDCISALGDNPSFVAELKKIYTDKITPSNKTICKEYPDWASRLKMVSWEAVKAELPTVAAKVRNEVRVIHSTTDEDEDKNTTRLDYAKYENHKQEISNGLYVIAIGGNTMARGITLEGLVVSYFFRTSNTFDTLMQMGRWFGYRDGYIDACRLYIERETAVNFRNIAVATQHMRDDFDDMNYQGIKPKQYGMKVMRFPGVLEATARNKFGATVRGWLSLNKTTLQAYKLKKDPKVVEANKQALLDFLGSLGHSEFCKRFGVPSHHYSWKCTGEQVVNFINAFKTSTEQLKPDLVTAYMQRQMAKGNLTNWTVVLASVSRANAKWAFDTGVESLLVGASTRGNNADSEYYIANNAAVSGPTYESLDLTDEEYQKALQMSIEKWEKDNAEGKTKRKKPTQPYANCAKAVRKSTNGLLLLFNMDFNDKKSDVFTYVLSLPQIKDADEEAIRYEYRGNYNAFKLIEDEKE; from the coding sequence ATGGCAGAAGAAATCGCAAACAAAATAAGTGCAATAGCCGAGCATTTATTACCCGAGCAGCCCACATACCAAGACATGGAGGATGTGGCAGAAAAATTATTGCCTCTATTCCCCGATATGCAGAAGGTGGAGATTGTAGCCATCATTTCTGCTGACCGAAAGATTTACCAGCTCCCCTCCACCATCATGCAGGACGAGGAGGAAGGTGCCGACTGGCTGACGGAGTTCCGAGCCAGAAGCGGATGTCCATTCCGCTTTTGGAACGACTACAAGAAAAGCCTGACCTTGCCAGCTCCTGCCATCTTGGAAATAGACCGTACGACCGACATCATGCTCAACAAGCTCGCCAACCCAAGTATGGAAGGCAACTGGTATCGTGCAGGATTGGTCGTGGGACACGTGCAGTCTGGTAAGACTGGCAATTTCGTGGGATTGGCTAACAAGGCTATGGACGTAGGCTACAAGATAATCTTGGTGTTGACAGGTATGTACAATGACCTCAGAAGCCAAACGCAATCACGCCTCGACAAGGGAGCTATCGGTCGTATCACCGATGTAGATGACCCAAACTTGCGAAAAGCCATCGGCGTGGGCAAGTACAAGAATCACCCCAACGTCATCAACTTGACTTCAAGCAAGCTGAAAGGCGATTTCGGTTCGCAGAAGATTAACATAGGCGGTGTACTAACCTCGCAAGACCCTACCATCATGGTCTGCAAGAAGAACTCCTCCATATTGAGCAGCATCCTTCGTATGTTCTCGCAGCATGGCGTGCCTGCCGACGATGGTTATCCTATCATACAAAACATACCGCTGTTTATCATCGACGATGAGGCAGACAGTGCCTCCATCAACACCGAATACAGCAAGGAAGACATATCCAAAATCAACTCGAAGATAAGAGCCATCCTCTCACTCTTCGAGCGTCGTTGTTATGTAGGCTATACCGCCACACCGTATGCCAACATCTTCATTGACCCAGAGTCTCCGCAGTTCAAGGAGTGCATTGAGGAAAGCGATGGGGCGAAATACCGTATCTGCCAAGACGACCTGTTCCCGAAGAATTTCATCATCAACCTCACAGCACCGAGCAACTATATCGGTCCTAACGTGTTGTTTGGCATACCTTCGTCGGTTGACGAGGAAGAAAAGCCAGAGTTGCCTATCATCGAGTACATCAAGGAGGGTGACTATTTGGAGGAGAACGTAAAAGGAAGAAAGAAGAAACTGTTGAAAGACTTGCCTCCATCGTTGATAGAAGCTATTAAGCACTTCTTCGTGAGTACTGCCTTGCGCAGGGCGAGAGGTCAGAAGGTGGCGCACAGCTCGATGCTCATCAACACCTCGCAGTACATCAAGAAGCAAGATGACGTATATCGCCTCGTCAACATCAAGGTGAATGAATATTGCGACTGCATCAGTGCCTTGGGCGACAACCCTTCTTTCGTGGCTGAACTGAAAAAGATATACACCGACAAGATAACTCCAAGCAACAAGACCATCTGCAAGGAATATCCCGACTGGGCATCAAGGCTCAAAATGGTGTCTTGGGAAGCAGTCAAGGCAGAGCTACCTACCGTGGCGGCAAAGGTGCGCAATGAGGTGAGAGTGATTCACTCCACTACCGACGAGGATGAGGACAAGAACACCACTCGCCTCGACTATGCCAAGTATGAGAACCACAAGCAAGAGATTTCCAATGGTCTCTACGTGATAGCCATCGGCGGAAACACGATGGCACGTGGAATCACTTTGGAGGGACTGGTTGTGAGCTATTTCTTCCGCACCAGCAATACCTTCGACACGTTGATGCAGATGGGCAGATGGTTTGGCTATCGTGATGGATACATAGATGCTTGTCGCCTATATATCGAGCGAGAGACGGCTGTCAACTTTCGTAATATCGCCGTAGCTACACAGCACATGCGTGATGATTTCGACGATATGAACTACCAAGGCATTAAGCCTAAGCAATACGGCATGAAGGTGATGCGATTTCCTGGAGTGCTGGAAGCCACGGCAAGAAACAAGTTTGGTGCAACGGTGCGTGGCTGGCTCTCGCTGAACAAAACCACCCTACAGGCTTACAAGTTGAAGAAAGACCCAAAGGTGGTGGAAGCCAACAAGCAAGCGTTGCTCGACTTCTTGGGAAGCCTTGGACATTCCGAGTTTTGCAAGCGTTTCGGTGTGCCATCCCATCACTACTCTTGGAAATGCACAGGCGAGCAAGTGGTAAATTTCATCAATGCATTCAAGACCTCTACCGAGCAGTTGAAGCCAGACTTGGTGACAGCCTACATGCAACGCCAGATGGCAAAGGGAAACTTGACGAACTGGACGGTGGTTTTGGCGAGTGTAAGCAGAGCCAACGCTAAATGGGCATTCGACACTGGGGTGGAAAGCTTGTTGGTAGGAGCGTCCACTCGTGGAAACAATGCCGACTCTGAGTATTACATCGCCAACAATGCTGCGGTCTCCGGTCCTACCTACGAATCGCTCGACCTGACGGACGAGGAATATCAAAAGGCATTGCAAATGTCGATAGAGAAGTGGGAAAAGGACAATGCAGAAGGAAAGACAAAGCGAAAGAAGCCTACACAACCTTACGCCAACTGCGCCAAGGCTGTGAGAAAGAGCACCAACGGCTTGCTTCTACTCTTCAACATGGACTTCAACGACAAAAAGAGTGACGTGTTCACCTATGTACTCAGTCTGCCACAAATCAAGGATGCCGACGAAGAAGCCATCCGCTATGAGTACAGAGGCAATTATAACGCTTTCAAATTAATCGAGGATGAAAAAGAATGA
- a CDS encoding ATP-binding protein: MAEIENLEYLEPNPGAMVESLRSIGYTLETAVADLIDNSITAKASRIDIDSPFQGSDTKIYILDNGEGMSEVRLVEAMRLGSFSPSLKRKRKDLGRFGLGLKTATFSQCKRLSVITKHEGKISARCWDLDFIIKHNKWCLLKDAPQAYIDKVSTLPSGTLVVWEKLDRIISDKDAKAEKNFNNKKGILRRHLSLVFHRFIEDGRLEIHIGGVPVEPWNPFLPHMNSSLKKELPPTSLYGGNVVIKGWVMPHRNYFTDAEYKEAGFRRGWTQMQGFYIYREDRLLTAGGWLGLKPDGTAMLQEHHYDLGRICVDLTNNYDFDWDIDIKKSKATPPDYLRETLGQIAKKIRRMAYETYSYRGTKQKFQPKKGKAYIPLWNSVSERNGKQYYSINENYPYVKELLGELDKSKASKLRKLLKLLAETIPAESISFEASKSESKKISPPYEDTPDELTAIRQELVESFMRKGMNREEAEEQAEFTLNL, translated from the coding sequence ATGGCAGAGATTGAAAACTTGGAATACTTGGAGCCCAACCCTGGGGCGATGGTGGAAAGCCTTCGCTCGATAGGCTACACGCTCGAAACTGCCGTTGCCGACTTGATAGACAACAGCATCACCGCCAAGGCTTCTCGCATAGACATCGACAGCCCATTCCAAGGCTCTGACACGAAGATTTACATACTCGACAACGGCGAGGGAATGAGCGAGGTGCGACTTGTGGAGGCAATGCGACTGGGCAGCTTCTCCCCCTCGCTAAAGAGAAAGAGAAAAGACTTGGGACGATTCGGGCTTGGACTGAAGACCGCCACTTTCTCGCAGTGCAAGCGACTATCGGTCATCACGAAGCATGAAGGCAAGATTTCCGCAAGGTGCTGGGACTTGGACTTTATCATCAAGCACAACAAGTGGTGCCTGCTCAAAGATGCACCACAAGCCTATATCGACAAAGTTTCCACATTACCATCAGGTACACTTGTGGTTTGGGAGAAACTGGACAGAATCATTTCCGACAAAGACGCAAAAGCCGAGAAAAACTTCAACAACAAGAAAGGCATTCTTCGCCGTCATCTCTCCTTAGTATTCCATCGTTTCATCGAAGACGGTCGTTTGGAAATTCACATCGGCGGCGTGCCAGTAGAGCCTTGGAATCCCTTCCTACCACACATGAACAGTTCGTTAAAGAAAGAGTTGCCACCTACATCGTTGTATGGTGGCAATGTCGTAATCAAGGGATGGGTGATGCCACACCGCAACTACTTCACCGATGCCGAATACAAGGAAGCTGGTTTCAGAAGAGGATGGACGCAGATGCAAGGTTTCTACATCTATCGGGAAGACCGATTGCTGACAGCAGGAGGTTGGCTTGGGTTAAAGCCCGACGGCACAGCCATGCTCCAAGAACACCACTACGACTTGGGGCGTATCTGCGTGGACTTGACGAACAACTACGACTTCGACTGGGACATTGACATCAAAAAGTCCAAAGCCACACCGCCCGACTACTTGCGTGAGACCTTGGGGCAGATAGCCAAGAAGATACGCCGAATGGCATACGAGACCTACAGCTACCGAGGTACAAAACAGAAATTCCAACCCAAGAAAGGCAAGGCGTACATACCGCTTTGGAACAGCGTAAGCGAACGGAATGGCAAGCAATATTACTCCATCAATGAGAACTATCCCTATGTGAAGGAATTGCTCGGCGAATTGGACAAGTCGAAAGCCTCCAAGTTGAGAAAACTCCTAAAGTTGCTTGCGGAAACCATACCAGCCGAGAGCATTAGCTTCGAGGCTTCCAAGAGCGAAAGCAAGAAAATATCACCGCCTTATGAGGACACTCCCGATGAGCTGACCGCCATCAGGCAAGAACTCGTCGAGAGCTTCATGAGAAAAGGCATGAACCGTGAAGAGGCCGAAGAACAGGCTGAGTTCACACTGAATTTATAA
- a CDS encoding type II toxin-antitoxin system VapC family toxin yields the protein MRYLIDTCVVMNMIAEPDRLCPDVEALIDDYDNILCISAETLREMIVAFNNKVLASKCWKTASDMIQSLVDEYNLTVLPLKTEHMKTYAHLQLNEAMGHKDPSDHVIISQAITEHLPLVSSDTRFPFYREQGLDLIENR from the coding sequence ATGAGATATTTGATAGATACCTGCGTGGTCATGAACATGATAGCAGAGCCAGACAGACTTTGCCCCGATGTCGAGGCACTGATAGATGATTACGACAATATCCTCTGCATCAGTGCAGAGACATTGCGTGAGATGATTGTGGCGTTCAACAACAAGGTTTTGGCTTCCAAGTGCTGGAAGACGGCAAGTGATATGATTCAGTCCTTGGTCGACGAGTACAACTTGACGGTCTTGCCCTTGAAGACCGAGCACATGAAGACTTACGCCCATCTACAGCTAAACGAGGCAATGGGACACAAAGACCCATCAGACCACGTTATCATCAGCCAAGCCATCACCGAGCACTTGCCTTTGGTATCGAGCGATACTCGCTTCCCATTCTACAGGGAGCAAGGCTTGGATTTGATAGAGAATAGATAA